The following are encoded together in the Leptospira langatensis genome:
- the trxB gene encoding thioredoxin-disulfide reductase, with protein sequence MPHKVVIIGSGPAGHTAAIYAARANLNPVMYEGFMAGGIAAGGQLTTTTEVENFPGFPEGVDGTKLTTLFREQSEKYGTKIFTQTITKVDFSKRPFRLWSDDELIEAETVIIATGATAKRMFIPGEDSYWQKGISACAVCDGALPIYRNKELAVVGGGDSAVEEAAHLTKFASKVYLIHRRDSLRASKIMQKRATTHPKIQIIWNTQVEGAQGNGNQLTSLSVKEVNTGKVTELPVGGLFYAIGHKPNTEIFEGQLDLDESGYIKTVPGTTRTNIEGVFAAGDVQDRVYRQAITAAGSGCMAALEAERWLESQEE encoded by the coding sequence ATGCCCCACAAAGTAGTTATCATAGGATCCGGGCCCGCGGGCCATACTGCGGCCATTTATGCCGCCAGAGCGAATTTGAACCCAGTCATGTACGAAGGCTTTATGGCCGGAGGGATTGCAGCCGGCGGCCAGCTGACCACAACGACCGAAGTAGAGAATTTTCCGGGCTTTCCAGAAGGAGTGGATGGGACCAAGCTCACTACGCTCTTCCGAGAGCAGTCCGAAAAATATGGTACTAAGATCTTCACCCAAACCATTACAAAAGTAGATTTTTCTAAAAGACCTTTCCGCCTTTGGTCCGACGACGAACTGATCGAAGCAGAAACTGTGATCATCGCAACCGGCGCTACTGCGAAAAGAATGTTTATCCCAGGAGAAGATTCCTACTGGCAAAAGGGAATTTCTGCCTGTGCAGTGTGCGACGGAGCTCTTCCCATCTATAGAAATAAAGAACTAGCGGTTGTAGGCGGAGGAGATTCCGCGGTGGAAGAAGCGGCCCACCTCACCAAGTTTGCATCCAAAGTGTATTTGATCCACAGAAGGGATAGCCTTAGAGCTTCCAAGATCATGCAGAAACGAGCAACCACTCATCCTAAGATCCAGATCATTTGGAACACTCAGGTAGAAGGTGCGCAAGGAAACGGAAACCAACTCACTTCTCTTTCCGTAAAAGAAGTGAATACCGGAAAGGTTACCGAACTTCCTGTAGGAGGACTCTTCTATGCGATCGGTCATAAGCCGAATACAGAGATCTTCGAAGGACAATTGGATCTGGACGAATCCGGATATATTAAAACCGTTCCCGGTACTACAAGAACCAATATAGAAGGAGTCTTTGCTGCGGGAGATGTGCAAGACAGGGTCTATAGACAAGCGATCACTGCCGCAGGTTCCGGTTGCATGGCAGCCTTGGAAGCGGAACGTTGGTTAGAATCCCAGGAAGAATAG
- a CDS encoding carbohydrate-binding module 48: MIPVKKAKAIALLTLVLTFALAAEEAEDWIGAFRSVDYEEGEDSLPEEKIYYFWQLENLRKAVPPRFIRFVDTSTSFRTGKLLNRGVLFSYEGLSNDEVSVCGEFNHWQCVPLEKNDKGVFYGIVDIVGDGLYEAKPAYEYKFKVDGIFTHDPENSDTVEDGEGSLVSRIAYRQGGANKQTSTRILEDSPYEEKEFRTIEFRIYQPQAESVSLVGEFNHWDPEADFLEKERNGVFRVIKKLKPGEYQYNFIVDGKIVLDTYNPLTVLREDTGEISSSLVIPDRNGVLERKAN; this comes from the coding sequence ATGATTCCGGTAAAGAAAGCCAAGGCTATCGCCTTACTCACCCTTGTGCTGACCTTCGCACTCGCCGCAGAGGAAGCGGAGGATTGGATCGGCGCGTTCCGTTCTGTGGATTACGAAGAAGGAGAGGATTCTCTCCCTGAAGAAAAGATCTATTATTTCTGGCAGTTGGAGAATTTGAGAAAGGCAGTGCCCCCCAGATTCATCCGTTTTGTGGATACCTCTACCTCTTTCCGGACAGGAAAGCTTCTGAACCGAGGGGTCTTATTCAGTTATGAGGGATTATCCAATGACGAGGTAAGCGTTTGCGGAGAATTCAATCATTGGCAATGCGTTCCCTTAGAAAAGAACGATAAGGGAGTCTTTTACGGCATTGTTGATATAGTAGGGGACGGGCTGTATGAGGCTAAACCTGCTTATGAATACAAATTCAAGGTGGATGGGATCTTTACCCATGACCCGGAGAACTCTGATACGGTAGAAGATGGAGAAGGTTCTTTGGTTTCTAGGATTGCCTACCGCCAAGGCGGAGCCAACAAACAGACGAGCACCCGCATCCTGGAAGATTCGCCATACGAAGAAAAAGAATTTCGCACGATAGAATTCCGGATTTATCAACCTCAGGCTGAGTCAGTCAGTCTTGTAGGAGAATTCAATCATTGGGATCCCGAAGCCGATTTTCTAGAAAAAGAAAGGAATGGAGTCTTTCGAGTGATCAAGAAATTAAAACCAGGCGAGTACCAGTACAATTTCATCGTAGATGGAAAGATCGTTCTGGATACCTATAACCCATTGACCGTCTTGAGAGAAGATACCGGGGAAATTTCTTCCTCTCTGGTGATACCGGATCGAAACGGTGTTCTAGAAAGAAAGGCTAATTAG
- a CDS encoding MBOAT family O-acyltransferase — protein sequence MLFNSLQYLFFAPIVISVYFLVPARFQQFWLLVTSLYFYAVFRVPFILLLIYSIVITYFAVVWMDRSQTRAGKLFFLNIAIFGNLLLLYLFKYLDFSFTVWNTVLGLEPCEPHYANPSGILLPMGISFFTLQAIAYAVDVYHKKVERAQSLFQFGLFLSFFPQLVAGPIIRAQDMLHQFLETYKFKKENLLPGIRQLAWGLFKKTFVADPIAAVVDPVFANPMHYGWVSLAITGSLYIIQMYCDFSGYSDVAIGTGRIMGFHIPINFRQPFLSQTVSEFWRRWHISFSSWLREYVYIFLGGNKKGIPRTYLNLFLTTFVSGIWHGADWNFIVWGFTHASLMVIERFAFSFERVKNFWDRIPSFIKVAYPFTIFGLSMYFFRARPVEGVGNSVEVGWAMVSRMFMGVSGDITVSVPLSVLGTVFILMFGDYLMEKETPWAKRLFENKLWVYGVSGVLIAICFILYSVTVSQPFLYFQF from the coding sequence TTGCTCTTTAATTCCCTGCAGTACTTATTCTTTGCTCCTATTGTTATCTCGGTTTATTTCCTAGTTCCTGCGAGATTCCAGCAATTCTGGCTACTGGTCACGAGCCTTTATTTTTATGCGGTCTTCCGCGTGCCGTTTATATTACTCCTTATCTATTCCATAGTGATCACTTATTTTGCAGTGGTTTGGATGGACAGGTCCCAGACCAGAGCGGGAAAATTATTTTTTCTGAATATAGCTATCTTCGGGAATTTACTTCTTCTCTATTTGTTCAAGTATCTGGATTTTTCTTTCACGGTCTGGAATACCGTTTTGGGGCTGGAACCTTGCGAACCACATTATGCAAATCCATCGGGGATCTTATTGCCCATGGGGATCTCCTTTTTTACTCTACAGGCGATCGCATACGCTGTGGATGTATATCACAAGAAGGTAGAAAGAGCACAGAGCTTATTCCAATTCGGGCTTTTCTTGAGCTTCTTTCCTCAGCTTGTGGCAGGACCGATTATCCGGGCCCAGGATATGCTCCATCAATTCCTGGAAACGTACAAATTTAAGAAGGAAAATCTTCTTCCTGGGATACGTCAGCTTGCTTGGGGACTTTTCAAGAAGACATTCGTAGCCGATCCGATTGCCGCAGTTGTAGACCCGGTGTTTGCAAATCCTATGCATTACGGTTGGGTTTCTCTTGCTATTACCGGATCTCTCTATATTATACAAATGTACTGCGATTTCTCTGGCTATTCCGATGTTGCGATCGGGACGGGAAGGATTATGGGATTTCATATCCCGATCAACTTCAGGCAGCCATTCCTTTCTCAAACTGTTTCCGAGTTCTGGAGACGTTGGCATATATCCTTCAGCTCTTGGCTTCGAGAATACGTATATATTTTCCTAGGTGGGAATAAGAAGGGGATCCCTAGGACTTACTTAAACTTATTCTTAACTACTTTCGTGAGTGGGATCTGGCATGGAGCCGACTGGAATTTTATCGTCTGGGGTTTCACTCATGCGAGTTTAATGGTGATCGAAAGATTCGCCTTCTCCTTTGAAAGAGTAAAGAATTTCTGGGACAGGATCCCGAGTTTTATCAAGGTAGCCTATCCGTTTACCATCTTCGGACTTTCCATGTATTTCTTCCGCGCTAGACCGGTCGAAGGGGTCGGAAATAGCGTGGAAGTAGGTTGGGCTATGGTGAGTAGAATGTTCATGGGAGTGAGCGGGGATATCACTGTTTCTGTGCCTCTCTCCGTTCTTGGGACAGTATTCATCCTAATGTTCGGAGATTATCTCATGGAGAAGGAGACTCCTTGGGCAAAAAGACTCTTCGAGAATAAACTCTGGGTCTATGGAGTTTCCGGAGTACTCATCGCAATCTGCTTTATTCTATACAGTGTGACAGTGAGCCAGCCTTTCCTCTATTTCCAATTTTAA
- a CDS encoding tetratricopeptide repeat protein translates to MAEPSNYSDQELGQIRSILEPLSKNPETSEDLNPMLSTFREKMGYGVPINIEDEDSDSGEAPEEDTFDLGGEEEEAPEPTQRPKPLSFSEEDDIDLDELLTEPSAAGSTPSIDAGDDPFGGFDETPPASDDFGDFGSPEPAQTEEDPFASSGMDDFGVPETADSSPDTTGFGGGDDPFGGLDSAPTLDSPLEDFDANPPAASDDFGASSDFNMDDLGSPADSDSDPFAGFGGDDSPAASEDLGDFGAEPPTEEDPFANFDASEMEDSPGDEFGLGEGDPFGAAPAGESDFGDLGGFDDSSADSGASFDEAPTGDSDPFADFAPVAGGDHDPFSDLSSATSVPESDPFADFSAEPAGEMELESVPESADFTSFSPDLDADSDSDLGAAAFEEDLRSLGGEEKEDIDKSLTDEELAIIQKEILRYPPLLRKTVIESIVQDRLSKKAQRDLLELIKVESTPDEVAAFLSSALGVPVTLTDRTGAYSADGVPIITSDPIYTREGYIERRKKIRRTFYAVAAALLLGFGGYFTYKHIILPRQAAQNYEAGLEQIREMGAKKFAGSLGEEDRKKYLTSIEDSYDKGFDIDPYNLKYMNLYGVEYSRAGEYELSFEKLFGRIEPDLGAGTLDSWNKREQAPLVRLAQGESWNDKKFKTSTVVNQGKEGVKFLLDQEKTARKVVVPGAFLVMRLRDKSHDNNTYRNLGWFHSQIMPDFAEPSEGKKGRYKNDALSVDYYSKVFTDGESPYDELSTAGIAKIYYNRREFGKAASFYNRIVEANPKSVPGQSGLISTYLEMWKESGDPQFVLNHHRLLRNNLDMESELPFYTLSKLASFYATIDPQELRIKYNINPVDQVSGIEIEESAIRLLDTIYRRSMEDERTGTEIEGKDYAEGYYQRGQYYLSQKENIQARRFFEKAATLDPKHWLAVLELAEHSIRVGNFEEAKDLLKEADARYQASMRWFGSKDEDETLYEGNPARIHFDLGKIRYLLSAGLSEKESLKEFPGRKIYPFRSRSESDGKSLSVLKEEEEKRNRRNELRNSLQEFNLVDAEEPQFDLIRKWRRELPASLLREMKFYKGWVEYMDSDFDKALADWTGFEDKDEYYNATLLMGKGNAFFYTGQTKTALGYFLRVKDDMEEKLPQMSSPKTEDPYHQEVYQTLIAAYNNIGACYENLSKKAGVQESENYTAQALQNYWKAIETARKINEASEISLSNKDLLFKKDALKREPLLEDWVSPTLESIKDLVRK, encoded by the coding sequence ATGGCCGAGCCTTCTAATTATTCGGATCAAGAGCTGGGGCAGATACGCTCCATTTTGGAACCGTTGAGTAAAAACCCGGAAACTTCGGAAGATCTAAATCCGATGCTCTCCACCTTTCGCGAGAAGATGGGGTATGGGGTTCCTATCAATATTGAAGACGAGGATTCCGATTCTGGCGAGGCTCCCGAAGAAGATACATTCGATTTGGGCGGAGAGGAAGAAGAAGCGCCCGAACCAACCCAAAGGCCAAAACCTCTTTCCTTCTCGGAAGAGGACGATATTGATCTAGACGAATTATTAACGGAACCTTCCGCCGCAGGATCTACCCCAAGTATAGACGCTGGAGACGATCCATTCGGAGGTTTTGACGAAACCCCTCCCGCCTCCGACGATTTCGGAGATTTTGGAAGCCCTGAACCTGCACAGACCGAAGAAGATCCATTTGCAAGTTCTGGAATGGACGATTTTGGAGTACCTGAAACGGCGGATTCTTCTCCGGACACGACAGGTTTCGGAGGCGGAGACGATCCTTTCGGAGGTTTGGACTCCGCTCCTACCCTAGACTCTCCATTAGAAGATTTTGATGCAAATCCTCCTGCCGCTTCGGACGATTTTGGAGCCTCTTCCGATTTCAATATGGACGATCTGGGATCGCCTGCGGATTCCGATTCGGATCCATTTGCAGGATTTGGAGGAGACGATTCTCCTGCGGCTTCCGAAGACCTGGGAGATTTCGGCGCCGAACCTCCTACAGAAGAAGATCCATTCGCAAATTTTGACGCCTCCGAAATGGAAGATTCCCCAGGAGACGAATTCGGTTTAGGCGAAGGCGATCCATTTGGAGCCGCGCCAGCCGGAGAAAGCGATTTCGGAGACCTGGGTGGCTTTGACGACTCCTCAGCAGATTCGGGAGCTTCCTTTGACGAAGCTCCTACAGGAGACAGCGATCCTTTTGCGGATTTCGCCCCTGTAGCAGGTGGAGATCATGATCCATTCTCGGATCTATCTAGCGCAACTTCCGTTCCTGAATCCGATCCTTTTGCAGACTTCTCCGCAGAACCTGCTGGAGAAATGGAACTGGAATCCGTCCCGGAATCGGCGGACTTTACAAGCTTCTCTCCGGATCTGGACGCCGACTCAGACTCCGATCTAGGCGCCGCAGCATTCGAGGAGGATCTCAGATCCTTAGGCGGAGAAGAAAAAGAGGACATAGATAAATCCCTCACAGACGAAGAACTTGCAATCATCCAGAAGGAGATCCTACGTTATCCTCCTCTTCTTCGTAAAACTGTAATCGAGTCCATAGTACAAGACCGTCTTTCCAAAAAGGCGCAAAGAGATCTATTAGAACTCATTAAAGTAGAAAGTACTCCGGACGAGGTAGCTGCATTCCTTTCCTCCGCTCTTGGAGTTCCGGTAACCCTAACAGATAGAACGGGCGCCTACTCCGCAGACGGAGTTCCGATCATTACTTCCGATCCGATCTATACCAGAGAGGGTTATATAGAGAGAAGGAAGAAGATCCGTAGGACCTTCTACGCAGTGGCCGCCGCCCTTCTCCTTGGATTTGGCGGGTATTTCACATACAAGCATATCATACTTCCTAGACAGGCCGCCCAAAATTACGAAGCAGGTCTGGAACAGATCCGTGAAATGGGTGCGAAGAAATTCGCGGGCAGTTTGGGCGAAGAGGATCGTAAGAAGTATCTTACAAGCATAGAAGATTCCTATGATAAGGGCTTCGATATTGATCCGTATAACCTAAAGTACATGAATCTCTACGGTGTGGAATACAGCCGCGCCGGAGAATACGAACTCTCTTTCGAAAAACTATTCGGAAGAATAGAACCGGATCTGGGAGCAGGAACATTAGATTCTTGGAATAAAAGAGAACAGGCACCTCTAGTCCGCTTAGCTCAGGGAGAGTCTTGGAACGACAAGAAATTCAAGACAAGCACTGTGGTGAACCAAGGCAAGGAAGGAGTCAAATTCCTTTTAGACCAAGAAAAGACCGCAAGAAAGGTTGTGGTCCCCGGCGCCTTCCTGGTCATGAGATTGAGAGATAAATCCCATGATAATAATACGTATAGGAATCTAGGCTGGTTCCATTCTCAGATCATGCCGGACTTCGCAGAACCTAGCGAGGGCAAAAAAGGCAGATACAAGAACGACGCACTCTCCGTGGATTATTATAGCAAGGTATTTACGGACGGAGAAAGTCCATATGACGAGCTTTCTACCGCCGGGATCGCAAAGATCTATTATAACCGAAGAGAATTCGGAAAGGCTGCATCCTTCTATAACCGAATTGTAGAAGCAAATCCCAAAAGTGTTCCAGGTCAATCGGGACTTATTTCCACTTACCTAGAGATGTGGAAGGAAAGCGGAGATCCTCAGTTCGTTCTGAACCATCACCGTTTGCTTAGGAATAATTTGGATATGGAGTCAGAACTCCCCTTCTACACTCTTTCCAAATTAGCTTCTTTTTACGCGACCATCGATCCTCAGGAACTCAGGATCAAATATAATATCAATCCGGTAGATCAAGTTTCCGGAATAGAGATAGAAGAAAGCGCCATCCGACTCTTAGATACGATCTACAGAAGATCCATGGAAGACGAAAGGACCGGTACGGAGATCGAAGGAAAGGATTACGCGGAAGGTTATTACCAACGCGGACAATATTATCTATCTCAAAAGGAAAATATCCAAGCGAGAAGGTTCTTCGAAAAGGCAGCCACTCTGGATCCAAAACACTGGTTAGCAGTGTTAGAACTTGCAGAGCATTCCATCCGGGTCGGGAATTTCGAAGAAGCCAAGGATCTATTAAAAGAAGCAGACGCGCGTTACCAAGCGAGCATGCGCTGGTTCGGCTCCAAGGATGAGGACGAGACCTTATATGAGGGGAATCCTGCTCGCATCCATTTCGATCTAGGAAAGATACGTTATCTGCTATCAGCTGGGCTCTCCGAGAAAGAATCTTTAAAAGAATTTCCAGGCAGAAAGATCTATCCTTTCCGCTCTCGTTCCGAATCGGACGGCAAAAGCCTTTCCGTCCTGAAAGAAGAGGAAGAAAAACGAAATCGCAGGAACGAACTTCGTAACTCCCTGCAAGAATTCAACCTTGTGGATGCAGAAGAACCTCAATTCGACCTCATTCGCAAATGGAGAAGAGAACTTCCGGCCAGTCTTCTTCGAGAAATGAAATTCTACAAGGGTTGGGTAGAATATATGGATTCCGATTTCGACAAGGCACTTGCGGATTGGACAGGTTTCGAAGACAAGGACGAATATTATAATGCTACTCTTCTCATGGGAAAAGGGAACGCTTTCTTCTATACCGGACAGACAAAGACTGCTCTCGGATATTTCTTAAGAGTAAAAGACGATATGGAAGAGAAGCTCCCTCAAATGAGCTCTCCTAAGACCGAAGATCCATACCACCAAGAAGTATATCAGACCTTAATAGCCGCTTATAATAATATTGGCGCCTGCTACGAGAATCTCTCCAAGAAAGCGGGTGTCCAAGAATCGGAAAATTATACGGCCCAAGCTCTGCAGAATTATTGGAAGGCGATCGAAACTGCTCGTAAGATCAACGAAGCGAGCGAGATCTCCTTATCGAATAAGGATCTTCTATTTAAGAAAGACGCTCTAAAAAGAGAACCTCTCTTGGAAGATTGGGTCTCTCCTACTTTGGAATCGATCAAGGATCTTGTTCGCAAATAA
- a CDS encoding LA_2490 family SGNH/GDSL-type esterase, with protein sequence MDFAKKALLALLFLAIVFFGTEAGLAFLRSPSLQYYRDLKLIHSFHPEYYVALEPGESRYVRHFAGKWEGQFTVNSLGLRGTKEAVPGKPKLLCLGDSLVMGFGVSDSDTFCQLLDGISLNGQERQALNLGVDAYGSRGSYFRLKDISAKLDNVKEVLFFISPNDFDMPEALAEKGILPDDQTDALREKDPNYARNFKLQFILTRISYTLQALKLAWEQIQVTFAVTKLTVKNEIKSAGLSKDSLPQENLGSYLKGSFFRSVKTPDCDPLSAKKEEPVASIGPICPEPIPSHVKCVDMIPSPESLSPLPELTQSYYQKMIELSKERGFRLIPVILPIQIEEIYCYNNGKYHPLENYAIRASAFFEKRGVKVLRFKPETAGMCGTDSQGRRFGILDHYIPEDGHFTKRGNYWAAEALRAKLKEFQLAL encoded by the coding sequence ATGGATTTTGCGAAAAAAGCGCTTCTGGCCCTGCTTTTCCTTGCAATCGTCTTTTTCGGAACAGAAGCGGGCCTAGCATTCCTACGTAGCCCTTCCTTACAATACTACCGGGACCTGAAACTCATCCATAGCTTTCATCCGGAATATTACGTGGCCTTGGAACCGGGCGAATCCAGATATGTAAGGCATTTCGCAGGAAAATGGGAAGGTCAGTTTACCGTAAATTCCTTGGGACTACGGGGCACAAAGGAAGCGGTTCCCGGAAAACCGAAGCTTCTTTGTCTGGGAGATAGCCTTGTCATGGGTTTCGGGGTCAGCGACTCGGATACATTCTGCCAACTCTTGGATGGGATCTCTTTAAACGGTCAAGAACGCCAAGCACTCAATCTAGGAGTAGATGCATACGGATCCAGAGGCTCGTATTTCAGACTCAAGGATATCAGCGCCAAGCTAGACAATGTAAAGGAAGTACTATTCTTTATCTCTCCTAACGATTTTGATATGCCGGAAGCCTTGGCGGAGAAGGGGATACTTCCCGACGATCAAACGGACGCTCTTCGGGAGAAGGATCCGAACTACGCTCGTAATTTTAAATTACAATTTATTTTAACAAGGATCTCTTATACACTTCAGGCATTGAAGCTTGCCTGGGAACAGATCCAGGTTACTTTCGCAGTTACAAAGCTAACAGTAAAGAATGAGATCAAAAGTGCAGGTCTCTCTAAGGATTCCCTTCCACAGGAAAATCTAGGATCGTACTTGAAAGGCTCCTTCTTTAGATCGGTAAAAACGCCTGACTGCGATCCTTTATCCGCGAAGAAGGAAGAACCTGTTGCGAGTATCGGACCCATCTGTCCTGAACCGATCCCTTCTCATGTTAAATGTGTGGATATGATCCCGAGTCCGGAAAGTCTTTCCCCACTACCGGAGCTTACCCAATCATATTATCAAAAGATGATAGAGCTTTCCAAGGAAAGAGGGTTTAGGCTTATTCCTGTAATCCTTCCTATCCAAATAGAAGAGATCTATTGCTATAATAACGGTAAATATCATCCTTTGGAAAATTATGCGATCCGAGCCTCTGCTTTCTTTGAAAAGAGGGGAGTGAAAGTGCTTCGTTTCAAACCGGAGACGGCAGGCATGTGCGGAACAGATTCCCAAGGAAGAAGATTCGGTATCCTGGATCATTATATTCCGGAAGACGGACATTTTACGAAACGTGGAAATTACTGGGCGGCCGAAGCCTTGAGAGCTAAATTGAAGGAGTTCCAACTTGCTCTTTAA